Within the Salvia hispanica cultivar TCC Black 2014 chromosome 4, UniMelb_Shisp_WGS_1.0, whole genome shotgun sequence genome, the region GTGATCTTGTTCAATACCACCTGGGTCACATAGTTCTTGTTCACTGTCGACAGGAAAAAGAACATTTTCAAGCTGGCACAGGGCGAATACATAGCACCTGAGAAAATCGAGAATGTGTATGCAAAGTGTAAATTTGTTGCACAGTGCTTTGTGTACGGTAAGAAAACAATATTGTAGTACTTGTTTATTAAGTCAAGTTCTCACTTATTCATTCAGCTGAGGAGCCTATTTTTGTAGGTGATAGCTTGAACTCCTATTTAGTTGCTGTGATCTGCGTGGATCCTGATGTGCTAAAGGATTGGGCGGCATCAGAAAACATTAAGGTAATGAAGCCAATGCTACTGGTAACTATCACTAAAACTTTTGTTGTTCTGAAACTACTATAAGCTTATTTTGATCAGCTTTCTTCAGTGGGTTCTGCCCCTTTGTAAGAGAAAAATAGCAAATAATCTCTGAATAAAATGATCGATAGTTGGAAGTACTGTCACTGGTATTGCTATCATTCTCCCTCAGTAACTTCCATGCTAAATCATCTGTGCAGTATGATGATTTAGGACAACTTTGTAACGATCCAAGAGCAAAGGCTGCTGTGCTTGCTGACATGGATGCTGTTGGAAGAGAAGCTCAGGTATTGTTGTCCTTGTAGGTGTTATTCGGTCAGCAGggcttaaaaaaattagacttcACCTTtggttaattaattgatgCTCTTGTTTTGACACAGTTGAGGGGTTTCGAATTTGTGAAAGCCGTAACCTTAGTGCTGGAGCCGTTCACTGTGGAGAATGGCTTGTTGACTCCAACCTTTAAGGTAAAATTGTGGTGGTGTAAATAAAAAGGTTTAGTTGAagtttgattgattttgttgtAATTTTGGTGGTGCATGTGTATCAGGTAAAACGGCCTCAAGCAAAAGCATATTTTGCGCAAGCAATAGCAGGCATGTATACGGAGCTTTCGACAGCTGATCCAACCGGGGctccacaaaagatgttgtGACACTCTTTCTACATCTTGTACCAAAATTTGAAACTCTTCATCCAATCTCTACAATCTCAGTTTATGCATTTTTGTTTGGTTCATCTGGGGAGCTTTAATCTATAGATTAAGTCGGCTTTGTGTGCTGCAACTTGATTTGTGAATATATTCATGTGAAACCAATTCACAATTAATCGTATCACGAGGAAGACTATTAACCAAAAAAATCGAGGactttcaacaaataaaaaataaattaaattaaaataactagaaaaaaaaaggacttGGGAATCCACAGCAATTATGCACGATGATTTTTGCACACGGAGAGATTATACATGCTTCATTGATATACTTTAAAGTTAAGAATgggatatatttttatgtacttTTATCAAATGGCCTACGTGTATGGATATTGTTGTCCGCTTCTACACATTTagatattactataaaaataaaaatgattaaagtatttttattgaaaaataggaattggaggtaaaaaaaacttttaaattatatttgagaattttcttttgatatgagattaaaaattcatatttaatataataagtgaagaaataataaaataaaatagaataaagagtaaaagtaatttcaaaagtaaaaaaatggatgtaatcttttagagcatccacaatagcggctagcccatcggctagccgattcgcgtcgctagccgaaTTATTGAAATCGGCCAGCCGCGAATCGGAAAaaaaatcggcgtgggctagccgatttgaGGGCgttggccgccattgtggcgtgccgatcggccaacgCCAATTtctcgttttttttttatttttttttaaaacctatatatacgcgattttagtttcattttcatttgcaccacttgtttttacgagtttttctctctctaaatttctatacaagagcaacatcgagcgatgagtaacgcagGTGGTagcagtggtggtagtggtggtggtagtggtggggatactgaggagtacgaacggcggatgaacgaggctatgaaGGCCAACATGAACCGCGAGCTAGAGCGTTACATACAAAGGGTCGAACAGCAGGCGGTACCTCACCCTCCACcggttgtccaccgccgagcagtgattgatcgggatcacgtagctgttggaacatatatactaaaagcatttttcgagtttattttgaatttgataaattgcttgtatattgtaaacactcttcatttaatgagaataataaatgttttcttcatactgtgtattttactttaatgggtattgaccgtatttaattatatattaaattatataattaaagcggcggaaagtaaaatcagtctaagtcttctacattgaaggttgggtcgtggaacaggtcatcacagtaggtggcccaaccggtaccttgtagaagtaaaactttttcacaacttagataggctttggctacctatcgtgaaaggttgcagtgtccatccgaaaagtcgtctttaccttgagaataactagtgacactggtgtggtatagcattgaatggatctaaagtatagacacgtctttgttgctatctactgtaagacgatgtcttggagatttaatatttcctaatctttgtattaatataggacacacgttatttaatcatacgctgctttgacttatcaataggtgcgggtttttcgtaacccaatattcctgatatcttgggtagtagtaattaataactagtatggtgtcagttttattattacattgattGTGTGCCTGCGtggtttgactatatccccaagaggtgttcgagagaagttctattattcggaaacccggccgttttggatttaatccaagaataaatagaaaaggaaaagtatattttgatatacatctcgtactagacaaactcttggaaataaaaagatattaattaatttaaagtctatagcagactacaaattaattaatggatatagaaagtcttagacatgggaaataatatattaaagaggttaacccggattgcttgtaatcacggattggatgggcggtcaatatttcttcgatagtggcacaagaaatattccattggccttatattgaattatgggttataatttaattagtaaagaagatccaattggggaggcccaatccaagccccatagatccctaacctagcccatcataaactctataaataaggatgTAAGGAGAGGAGACAAATACACATTACACAAAACCTAAACCTAGCCTCCAAGCTTGCAATTTTCGAGCTCCTCACTAATAGGAGATTTCGAAATTTGCATAGTGTGTGCAATTGgtttttcttgtcttctccttcaagttccttataatttctaagagattcctcccacaaggaatttagatctatagagttaagggtcataggctagaagatctttggtcttgcattcacaatcaagcttcaagatctacacgtggagaagtagcaagccacttcgattctttggagaatcattgttgtaagtgctggggtttggagccccttgcacagcggaagacatgtacaaaacaaataaatcagatacggatctatttgaccgattatgcgattaatcaattcacatgttaaacagataattgcatgctagaacgcaaataattcatgctcatagaaagtaaatcctaaacatgaatactacggtttaaagttaccgatttgattctccaaagaatcgacgattgcttgcgccttctccacgtgatgatcttcaatactagaccacagatcttctctctggttcccgaactgtatctcgatattagggtgggctgatcttatcaaaatactaggactcgaataaagaagacagaagaaatccttttgggaataggTGAAGAATTCGAAATCCTCCACAGCTGGAgagttcaaaattttcgaaaattttgagaataaaaattgtgatcattctgtctcctttattctcctatttatattaagttccttttgggcccagacagggatctatggaaggttttggatatgggctcctccaattagttttttattaattaaattgaaccccaatttaatataagcttttaattggaatattacgagcagccactacagaagtaatattgcactccccatccaaatccgaaattacaagtaatccgggtttccacttttattatttatttcccgcgcttaagatataaatgtccattaattaattaatgtctgctatggacttaattaattaacatcttattaattccaagagtggacttaacaagaaacacttatttattattcatagagtaataaaactccaactggccagttttacgaataataaaaccttgttcgagctcctcttgaggacattatcaaacgagactcacctcgcgcacgattcaacataatagcaatcctagcaccgctagatattattcaccactacccaatatatcaggattattgggttgcgaaaaacccgcaccatttgataagtcaaagtagtgcataatcaataccgtatgctcaatgctaacgtatgtagattaagaaatagttatttatcaagacctagtctttcagtagatagcataaagacacgtcttgctgttagatccattcagtgctataccacaccaacgtcatcttatttcagaaaggcttagaaataatcggactgacattgcaacctttcacgataggtagtctaaacctatctaggttgtgaaattcttctttgtcttttgcaaagcattgcatagaaccgaactgtgttaccttaaagtggacgacgcccacaaccagtctactaagcaaaagatttagactttgtttgcttcttatacattcaaatgtttataaaacatcttctaaatgcacaagcaaacacaatgtaataatatactgattctattcgtgcgaaactgctcgaataatactgaatcgtgttaaaagtggattatagagttttacgcatacaagcaagattctattcgagcgaaacttgctcgaaacatgcttttcagtataccaaacctaacagtaagtattcaacatcataatttaatttaaattatgtgattaattgcgcaataatatgtctctacatgttttagcatgaaattgaatcgacccacataatcacctaaatagattcttttgtggatttatttaatttgcaatttccgTTGTGCGATTATCCCCaacacgtagctgcacatcagcggctatatgacgactacttcgctcCGGACCCGCGGTTTCCAGCAAACATGTTCGAGCGGCGatttagaatgcgcagggagttgtttatgcgtatcgttgacgctttggagcgtcgatatctttatttctgcttcaggcacgatgtgGTTGGcgagacccggccacacccctatccaAAAGTGCATGACGGCAATCAGGCGGTTGTCCCTATGGAGGCGCGcgagacatgtgggatgagtacctccacatcggtgagacgaCGGCCTTCTGGAATGTGCGAAGTTTTTACGTCGGGCGTGATTCAAATTTTCGGTGGAcggtaccttcgaagccctaccccCCAAGATTGTCGGGGATCTGATGTagatgcacggggagcagcatgggttcccgggatgttaggcagcatagattgtatgcattgggagtggaagaagctGTCCAAGCTGCACTGAAaaggggcctacacgaccggctacaagcctcgaggccgtagcggTCACCGGCTGTGGATCCGGCATGCGTATATTGGGGTAgtcgggtcgaacaacgacctcaacgtcctcaactcatCGCCCCTCTTTAACGAGAAGTGTCaaccgtctcatttgtggccaacggcaaccggcatgatatgggctactacttggcggatgagATATACCCTATGTGGcctgtctttgtgaagacgatcaggcacGCGGCGGATGacaagaaggcctactttgcggaacggcaggagtcggcgcgcaaggacgtggagcgcgcatttggtgtgctccagtctcgatgggcggcaattaagggtccaacgcgtttgtgggatgtcaaaTGCGTTTGCTgatataatgtacgcctgcattatcatgcacaacatgatcgtcgaagacgaaggcgtacaactgactagttgggccaatgacgatgaagccggtccaagccacggaacggccacccctagcgtacgacgtggggtacctcacgatgaagtcggccgcctccaggaatatgccgacatgcgccaagtggatgctcatattcaactccaaaaggatataattgaagagttgtgggcacggaagactgcacggcgatagttttttttctttattatgtaatttatttttttaaatgaatgtattttttaatgcaattaatgaattttcccgtatatgtctcgtaaatttaattccgtaatttaatcgtaaatttaattctgtaaatatagttatttttgaattatttttattgcgactatggctggcctaaactagcctatttgaataaaatgatgatgtgacGGGTAGATTTTTTAGTGCCTTATTCTTATTCTTATTCTTACTGTGTGGATGCTATTAAAGGTCATGTAATGTCTGAATCCCACTAGAAATCTACACCCAAACCGAAGGCGGAGAAACGCACACGAACAAAATTGTCATCCGCACCAAAACTTTTAATGGGCTGCTgcggcgacgacgacgacgatgcACCAGCGCACGACCTCCTCCAGCCGCTGTGTTCCTCATCCTCCGCCGACACCACCATCTCGCCCCTCAATTCCAATTTCTCCGCCCTCCTATGCAAGGATACTCTCCGCGCCATACTCCAGAAGCTATCACTCTCCGATCTCGCCCGCGCCGCTTGCGTCTGTCGCCTCTGGCACGCGGTAGCCTCCGACAACCAGATGCAGATTCAAGCCTTCATTTCCCCGTGGAAGCTTCGACACATGGTCGGAAAACCTACCTCTAGCAGCTTCTGGAGAGACAATTCCCTTTCCAAATTCGCCATCTCTCACCGCCTCTCCCGCAGCGATTCCATTGCTAGCCTAGCTGTTAAGTACACCGTTCAGGTATTCTATGGCTGCGAATTGTGATTATGCACGAACCCAGTCAATATGATTAGTTTAGAGGAATACGATTACCTTTACATTTTTAGATGTTATCTGATATATGAGGTTAAAGGCCAGTCACTTATGATCAATTTGTGATTGAGATTCCTGAGAATTTGTGGCTTGAGACAAGCTTAAACTCCTAATCTATTTAACTGTCACAGCTGTGAAATGCTTTTGAACTtctaaattttcttatttttcttgtgtttatgaaatgaaaaacattGATGAAGATGTCAATGCTCAAAGGTTTGAACTTTGAAGCAATATATAGAATCCCACACTGATCAAATATATATCACTCCAAGTTCTGTCATCAGAATTGGGCTTAATTTGTGTTATACGAATCACTAATGATAGTTCTGTTTGTTGGTCttgttaaattttctttttctccttaggTCTGAGATACAGTGTATTATAAAATCCAAagtttttatgttattttaataaatgctTGGTTTGTTTTCATGCCCATATCAAATTACATCAAGATATGcactcattttttctttgctGAGCAGATGCATTCATCTGTACAGTTCTTAGATTGATTTACAAGGTTGTAAGACTTTACACTGCGATGAGCATTGATGATTATCCAACCTTGACAGGTTATGGGCATCAAGCGCTTAAACAACATGATGAGTGACCACGGGATATACTCCAGGGAGCGTCTGCTGATCCCTGTTAGCAACCCAGAAATACTCGTAGATTCCACATGCTACATAGAAGTGGACACTCATGCAAAGAGAGAGGTTGCGGTACTGTATCTAGAGGGTGGGCCTGACAGTAATCTGAATTCAATGCTGCATAGGCTGACCACTGAACGAGGCAAAAAAAGGGTGATAGACTCATTGAAGAGGAGCATGCATGTCGATGATGGCACTGCTCTATACTACTTATCCATATCGAATGGTGATCCTAGAGCCGCTCTTACACAATTCTCTGATGATGTGCGCTGGGAGAGGCAGGTTAGTCTCGCATAATCTGTAATATAAAGCGGTGTGATACTGTGTTGTGCTAGCAACAATCGACTTTGCATTACTGGGATTCATCGGTGTTTCAGTATATATAGAATCCCATTTACCTGGATTGAggaataattttctttatctgAGCTAACTAAGAAGCTTGGGGAAATTATTCAAAGTTGTGCTTATATGTATCTGCTATTTCATGTTCTCATAGATCTTGTCCACATATGTAAGTTGTGACTCTTGGTGTGTATGTACTTTTAACTTATACATCGATTTGTAAATAGTGATAAGCTCGTTCCGTACCATAGAAACTGCAGTTTTTTTCTGCAGTTTTCTGAATTGATGATTATTTACCAGACCTCATTTCTATGTTTTTAACTGTTACTTATTCCCCCGTGATAACTTGACTTTAAAGTTCAAATTCGTGGTATGAGAAAACAAAATCACTATTTAAAACTGGTGCAActccatcaaaattaaaagtgcaACTCCAAAATTTCTCCATAATTCTCAATGTTGCTTTGCATGAACAATTAAATATGTTGAATTTTAGAGTACAGTATTTCGCAATTTGAAGAAaagcttttaatttttcatatgcAAGTGTTTTGAGCTATTGCATATCGATACCCCAAAGGCCCAAACTTTATAATGTTGTTGCCACTCAAGTTCGGGTATTTCTGCAATTGGACTAGgccaatatatataaataccaCTCCAGATAAGTAAACTTCGAAAATATAGGCTATAGAGTATGAATATTAGATAATGAGTTCAAGATGATAAGcttttgaattgaaattgagaatggaaattttaatttatactaatacTCCCCcctgtcccacaataattgtcactcttattatgagcacgagttttaagaaatctaaagGAAAATTgtttggaaaagttagtggaatgtgagacctatttttttatattttggttttgtaataaaacgtgagtgaagtgagttagtggaatgtgagaccaatttaccatttatggtaaaatgaagtgtgacaattattgtgaaacggatcaaaatggaaaagagtgacaattattgtggggCGGAGGAAGTAGTAAGGGTACTATTATATCCCTTTATTCTCATGTGGATGCTTTGCTAGCACCAACTTGCAGTAACGGCCCCTTAGTAATTATGGATCCAAAAACAAACACATGCATATAATCAACTAGAAATTATTGTTTAGTTATTGCACGGAACGCGAACATGAAAGCGTCGGTTTAGATTGCAAATTATCTAAAAATTTTACCATTATTAAcccttttttaatttggggACAAAAATTGgacgaataaaaaaatacagaaTTGGCTATAAATCGTCAGTAAACCTATAAATGTATCGTAGTCCtattaaagataaattagaTACATAGTCATTTTCAAAGTAGTGGAGAGTGACGACGATTAGCAGTGGTTGGCTAGTAGGAGTAGTTTTCTTTTCTCGAACAGGAAGTGTTTGGATTAGGCTCAACAGAATAATAGTACAACTAAtgtcaatcatttttttttccagcgcttctttttgttcttttgattcagaaatagaaatagataTCAATTCATTTTAACTGCTTCATTTGAAGGGTCCAATTGGAAATAGATATTATTCTAATTCTTGTGGTTGTAGCCATCACCTATTAAAGCATAACAGAATGACCTGAAAAAGTTTCCAATTAATCCTTCATgctccataaaaaaataaaattaaaaagacctTACTCCATATTCGTGTTCATTGATTAATTCTAACAACCTTTGTATCGATCTTATGTTTACACGACAAacttcaataaatataaaatagtttatGAAGCATTATCTAGCTGTCTCCTCACCAACGATGGTCGTCGTTGAACAAATTCAACTTTTTCTACACTGACCATTGTAGGAATTATGTTATACTagagaataattttattatctgTCACTATAATTCGCTAAACTCCAATCAGATAATTTTAAA harbors:
- the LOC125221938 gene encoding F-box protein At1g55000, encoding MGCCGDDDDDAPAHDLLQPLCSSSSADTTISPLNSNFSALLCKDTLRAILQKLSLSDLARAACVCRLWHAVASDNQMQIQAFISPWKLRHMVGKPTSSSFWRDNSLSKFAISHRLSRSDSIASLAVKYTVQVMGIKRLNNMMSDHGIYSRERLLIPVSNPEILVDSTCYIEVDTHAKREVAVLYLEGGPDSNLNSMLHRLTTERGKKRVIDSLKRSMHVDDGTALYYLSISNGDPRAALTQFSDDVRWERQVSLA